One Acidobacteriota bacterium DNA window includes the following coding sequences:
- a CDS encoding DUF1801 domain-containing protein: protein MHAETKKYNEAQSPGDRAICRLLAEQIDRHLPEAENKIWHAHPVWFLDGNPIVGYSTLKSCVRLLFWSGQSFKETGLTKEGSFKAAEARYTAVDQVDAGKLGRWLAEARDIQWDYKNLIRRKGRLERLK from the coding sequence GTGCACGCGGAGACCAAGAAGTACAACGAGGCGCAATCGCCAGGCGACCGGGCGATCTGTCGACTGCTGGCGGAGCAGATCGATCGCCACCTGCCAGAGGCGGAGAACAAGATCTGGCACGCCCATCCGGTGTGGTTCCTCGATGGGAATCCCATTGTCGGCTATAGCACGCTCAAGAGTTGCGTGCGCCTGCTCTTCTGGAGCGGGCAGTCCTTCAAGGAGACGGGACTGACGAAGGAAGGGAGCTTCAAGGCCGCTGAAGCGCGGTACACGGCTGTCGATCAGGTGGATGCTGGGAAACTTGGGCGCTGGCTGGCCGAGGCGAGAGACATCCAGTGGGACTACAAGAACCTGATCCG
- a CDS encoding ABC transporter permease, protein MHGVFGDARYAVRTLRRSPAFTATAIACLGLAIGANAALFSIFNALLWKPLPARDPEALVRLFTKLPAEGRLYRGFSLPEYEEYALQTDVLAGLSATRGFQAAFRASGIDAVRVFGEAVSDGYFEMLGVSPRLGRGLSAGDGGRPTRSAEVVVSDRFWRQRLQASPAVVGQTVWLSDVAYTVVGVAPPGFGGTYPSPIFAADLWLPLGSAGPIDGTTERALRDRSRRSLGLIGRLRPGVGIEQARAALETVAARLDGVWPESNAGVTVLVFKELDTRPEVYSSRAVNRAAVLFLGLTSLVLIVACANLANLILARASGRRKEMAVRAALGASRAQLAAQLATESLVLSLAAGLVGLLVAYLASAVVSAARLPTDLPIVLEVVPDARVVGCTLFLSLVAALALSVVPALRTARSDLVSALENDEIGWARRGQFGMNTVLLVVQVAVSLVLVVAATLLWRSIAGTNAIDPGMQLSRRTLVSFSPSLLGYDASRAEGFYRLLMARVRALPEVDGAGLVGWVPLGFSFDEGSFLVRGHEARDASDATAALVNAVDPGALDALGTRLRRGRQFTIRDTAESQPVAIVNETLARRAWPGDDPLGRQLREDRPDAPWLTVVGVVADGKYRTLTEPARPLVLRPLLQRPSESLTLVAVAAGDMGGALGAIRREVHAIDPGMPLLDVKTLEQQMAKVRFVPQALASLAGPAAALAVLIAGIGLYGVLAYSVSRRTREFGIRCAVGAQARDVIAQVLRQGVSVVGVGLGLGAVAAFGISRLMRHLLVGVSSTDPMAFLFAITLLLGVGVLAAYLPARRAGQVEPMIALRQD, encoded by the coding sequence ATGCACGGGGTCTTCGGTGACGCGCGGTATGCGGTGAGGACGCTCCGGAGGAGTCCAGCGTTCACCGCCACCGCCATCGCCTGCCTGGGCCTCGCCATCGGCGCGAACGCCGCCCTCTTCAGCATCTTCAACGCGCTGCTCTGGAAGCCGCTCCCGGCCAGGGATCCAGAAGCCCTGGTGCGCCTGTTCACGAAGCTCCCCGCCGAAGGGCGTTTGTACCGCGGCTTCTCCCTGCCGGAATACGAGGAGTACGCCCTCCAGACGGACGTGCTCGCCGGTCTCTCGGCGACCCGCGGGTTCCAGGCCGCGTTCCGCGCGTCCGGCATCGACGCCGTGCGCGTCTTCGGCGAGGCGGTGAGCGACGGGTACTTCGAGATGCTCGGCGTGTCGCCGCGCCTCGGACGAGGGCTGTCGGCTGGCGACGGCGGTCGGCCGACTCGCTCGGCGGAGGTCGTCGTGAGCGATCGGTTCTGGAGGCAGCGGCTCCAGGCCAGTCCCGCCGTGGTCGGGCAGACCGTGTGGCTGTCGGACGTGGCGTACACCGTCGTGGGCGTGGCTCCGCCCGGGTTCGGGGGCACCTATCCCTCGCCCATCTTCGCGGCGGATCTCTGGCTGCCGCTCGGCAGCGCCGGCCCGATCGACGGCACGACCGAACGCGCGCTCCGGGACCGGTCCCGCCGATCCCTTGGCCTGATCGGGCGCCTGCGACCTGGCGTCGGCATCGAGCAGGCGCGCGCGGCCCTCGAGACGGTCGCCGCGCGGCTCGATGGCGTGTGGCCGGAGTCGAACGCCGGCGTCACCGTGCTGGTATTCAAGGAACTCGACACGCGCCCGGAGGTCTACTCGTCGCGCGCCGTCAATCGAGCGGCGGTCCTCTTCCTCGGGTTGACCAGCCTGGTCCTCATCGTCGCGTGCGCGAACCTCGCGAACCTGATCCTGGCGCGGGCCTCCGGACGTCGCAAGGAGATGGCGGTGCGTGCGGCGCTCGGCGCCAGCCGGGCGCAGCTCGCGGCCCAACTCGCAACCGAGTCGCTCGTGCTGTCGCTCGCGGCCGGCCTCGTCGGGCTGCTCGTGGCCTACCTCGCCTCCGCCGTCGTCTCTGCGGCCCGGCTCCCGACCGATCTGCCCATCGTGCTCGAGGTCGTGCCCGACGCCAGGGTCGTGGGGTGCACGCTGTTCCTTTCTCTCGTGGCCGCGCTGGCGCTGAGTGTGGTGCCGGCTCTCCGAACGGCGCGGTCCGACCTGGTCTCCGCGCTCGAGAACGACGAGATCGGCTGGGCCCGGCGCGGCCAGTTCGGGATGAACACGGTGCTGCTGGTCGTTCAGGTCGCCGTCTCGCTCGTGCTCGTGGTCGCCGCCACCCTGCTCTGGCGCAGCATCGCCGGCACGAACGCGATCGACCCAGGGATGCAGCTCTCCAGGCGAACGCTCGTGTCGTTCAGCCCGTCGCTGCTCGGCTACGACGCGTCACGAGCGGAGGGGTTCTACCGCCTCCTGATGGCACGCGTTCGGGCGTTGCCTGAGGTCGACGGCGCGGGACTCGTCGGGTGGGTGCCGCTCGGATTCTCGTTCGACGAAGGCTCGTTTCTCGTTCGGGGCCACGAGGCGCGGGACGCGAGCGACGCCACGGCCGCCCTCGTGAACGCCGTGGACCCCGGCGCGCTCGACGCGCTCGGCACGCGGTTGCGGCGCGGCCGCCAGTTCACCATCCGTGACACCGCCGAGAGCCAGCCGGTGGCGATCGTCAACGAGACGCTGGCCCGGCGCGCGTGGCCTGGTGACGATCCACTCGGACGCCAACTGCGCGAGGATCGCCCCGACGCGCCGTGGCTCACGGTGGTCGGCGTCGTCGCCGACGGCAAGTACCGCACGTTGACCGAGCCCGCGCGGCCGCTCGTCCTTCGGCCTCTTCTCCAGCGCCCGTCCGAGTCGCTGACGCTCGTGGCGGTCGCCGCGGGCGACATGGGCGGTGCGCTTGGCGCGATTCGGCGCGAGGTTCACGCCATCGACCCCGGCATGCCGCTGCTCGACGTCAAGACGCTGGAACAGCAGATGGCGAAGGTCCGATTCGTACCGCAGGCGCTTGCCAGCCTGGCGGGCCCGGCTGCGGCGCTGGCCGTGCTGATTGCCGGCATCGGGCTCTATGGCGTGCTCGCGTATTCGGTGAGCCGACGGACTCGAGAGTTCGGCATCCGTTGCGCCGTCGGCGCGCAGGCGCGCGATGTCATCGCCCAGGTCCTGAGACAGGGCGTCTCGGTCGTCGGCGTCGGCCTGGGGCTGGGTGCAGTGGCCGCGTTCGGCATCTCGCGCCTCATGCGTCACCTGCTGGTGGGGGTCTCCTCGACCGACCCGATGGCGTTCCTCTTCGCCATCACCTTGCTGCTCGGCGTCGGCGTGCTCGCCGCGTATCTGCCCGCTCGCCGTGCCGGCCAGGTCGAACCGATGATCGCCCTTCGCCAGGACTGA